A genomic segment from Desulfurella amilsii encodes:
- the xseA gene encoding exodeoxyribonuclease VII large subunit encodes MKPLSVSGLTKQIKDLLEWNFSEVYVEGEISNLKFSSSQHVYFNLVDQKARLMCVIFKSNINELLRKQLVNGQKVIAIGRISLYEPYGQYHLVVSYIQSVGDGLKYKKLEEDKKFLLENGYLENKKSLPLFPKKVIIITSLQAAALKDILNILKRRTQGLEILIYHTTVQGENAKGEILEAINFVNQNYSKLSLDVCILTRGGGSVDELWVFNDLDIAIAFKNCKIPTISAIGHQIDQTLCDLVADKAAETPSAAAEILTKAHLELENRVSMLKKSIFSNFQRIFNLKMGIFMSLRSQKLIKLIKNFIEVRMLKVDNLSSLVEHKVQNIIFNNSKKFLSLQNRIKSQNPLNKLNTQKIIYSRLQASSFVSMQKLLEHKNHTLENLTNKILALSPQNVLKRGFSITYTKDKKIVKSINDVSDNDIMYTAVFDGKIESIVSKKYD; translated from the coding sequence ATGAAGCCTCTAAGTGTATCAGGGTTAACAAAACAGATAAAAGACTTACTTGAGTGGAATTTTTCTGAAGTATATGTGGAAGGTGAAATATCTAACCTTAAATTTTCAAGCTCCCAACATGTGTATTTTAATTTAGTTGACCAAAAAGCCAGACTTATGTGCGTAATCTTCAAATCGAATATTAACGAGCTTCTCCGAAAACAACTTGTTAATGGACAAAAAGTAATAGCAATAGGCAGAATAAGCCTCTATGAACCATATGGCCAATACCATTTGGTTGTTTCCTATATTCAAAGTGTAGGCGATGGTCTAAAATACAAAAAACTTGAAGAAGATAAAAAATTTTTACTTGAAAATGGTTACCTGGAAAACAAAAAGTCTCTCCCATTATTTCCAAAAAAAGTCATTATCATAACAAGCCTTCAAGCTGCTGCTTTAAAGGATATTTTAAATATACTAAAAAGACGCACGCAAGGCTTAGAAATACTAATATACCACACAACAGTTCAGGGTGAAAACGCTAAAGGCGAAATTTTAGAAGCTATCAATTTTGTAAATCAAAACTACTCAAAATTATCGCTTGATGTATGTATTCTTACAAGAGGAGGAGGTTCAGTCGATGAGCTTTGGGTGTTTAATGATTTAGATATAGCCATTGCGTTTAAAAACTGCAAAATTCCTACCATAAGTGCAATTGGCCATCAAATAGATCAAACATTATGCGATTTGGTTGCTGATAAAGCAGCAGAAACACCTTCAGCTGCAGCAGAAATTTTAACAAAAGCGCATCTAGAGCTAGAAAATCGTGTGTCAATGTTGAAAAAATCGATTTTTTCAAATTTTCAAAGAATTTTTAATCTAAAAATGGGAATATTTATGAGTTTAAGGTCTCAAAAATTAATTAAATTAATAAAAAACTTCATAGAAGTTCGCATGCTAAAAGTAGACAATTTAAGCTCTTTAGTTGAACACAAAGTACAAAATATTATATTCAATAATAGTAAAAAATTTCTATCTTTGCAAAATCGCATAAAATCACAAAACCCATTAAATAAACTCAATACTCAGAAAATTATCTATTCAAGGCTTCAAGCTTCAAGTTTTGTAAGTATGCAAAAGTTACTTGAACATAAAAATCACACATTAGAAAACCTAACAAACAAAATTCTTGCCTTAAGCCCACAAAATGTTCTAAAAAGAGGTTTTTCAATCACATACACTAAAGATAAAAAAATCGTAAAAAGCATAAACGATGTAAGTGACAATGACATTATGTACACAGCAGTGTTTGACGGTAAAATTGAATCAATTGTATCAAAAAAGTACGATTAA
- the ruvA gene encoding Holliday junction branch migration protein RuvA: MFYALEGKIVDKKNGFVVMNIAGIHFSITVSLITYLNLEFNKKIKLFVELIVSESGFRLYGFSSEEEKYLFNKLRKITKIGAAKAISTLSKFSPQEFKYIIANKQTDQLLSVPGIGKKTADTIILELSDKVLETDEKLIEVLNVLTSSLGFSKEKVYPILDKIYRQNTDLDTVELIKICLKNLRQ; this comes from the coding sequence ATGTTTTATGCTTTAGAAGGAAAAATTGTTGACAAAAAAAACGGCTTTGTTGTAATGAATATAGCAGGTATACACTTTAGTATTACAGTCAGTCTTATAACCTATTTAAACCTTGAATTCAACAAAAAGATAAAACTTTTTGTTGAATTAATTGTAAGCGAAAGCGGGTTCAGACTTTATGGCTTTTCAAGCGAAGAAGAAAAATATCTATTTAATAAACTTAGAAAAATAACCAAAATTGGTGCCGCAAAGGCCATATCAACCCTATCAAAATTTTCTCCACAAGAATTTAAATACATTATTGCAAATAAACAAACAGACCAGCTCTTGAGTGTTCCAGGTATAGGAAAAAAAACTGCAGATACAATCATTCTAGAATTATCAGACAAAGTGCTTGAAACTGATGAAAAACTAATCGAAGTATTAAATGTTTTGACCAGTAGCTTGGGCTTTTCTAAAGAAAAGGTTTATCCTATTTTAGACAAGATATATCGCCAAAACACTGATTTAGACACAGTCGAGCTAATTAAAATTTGCCTTAAAAATTTAAGACAATGA
- a CDS encoding lipopolysaccharide assembly protein LapA domain-containing protein, whose amino-acid sequence MKFIKTSIILLFVLFAFIISYYNQQAEVNLSLFGFNMLCPVWLIIGVFFLLGLIANQIVCLIDCTNYAKKIKEYKKEIKQLKDEVLSLRKLTLKQDE is encoded by the coding sequence TTGAAATTTATTAAAACATCGATCATATTGCTTTTTGTTCTTTTCGCTTTCATAATTAGCTATTACAACCAACAAGCAGAAGTTAACCTAAGTTTATTTGGTTTTAATATGCTATGCCCTGTATGGCTTATTATAGGTGTGTTTTTTTTATTAGGTTTGATTGCCAACCAGATTGTGTGTCTTATTGATTGTACAAATTATGCAAAAAAAATAAAAGAATACAAAAAAGAAATAAAACAATTAAAAGATGAGGTACTTTCTCTAAGAAAACTTACGTTAAAACAAGATGAGTGA
- a CDS encoding tetratricopeptide repeat protein — MSEFLKFNNIALISAVIILGMVVYYVIREQKRKIERRKITAYLKGINYVIEDKTDKAIEELTNAIDLEPDIVDVYISIGNLFRKKGEINRSLIIHKGLLARKLDIDKKIEVYINIGIDYKKAGLYDRAKETFKNALSLDPKNQTIKKYLEEVYEDSKDWESALVWQKRFGENKKITAHIYCELGKKALKESNDYKAAFDYFKQALNEDKNCFDALLNLGILYYNNQNKEKAFQMWFEGVRIKNEFFNLVLDKIDNNNDLYEFLKRVVVSNPKSHYILLFSAMYLLKLGKDKKALSLLNIMLKNNTYSQSAIVLAIKCLSKQSNNKKLEALAFKLQSNIKYTCKSCGYSTHLFFWKCPKCRSWDSAKVEF, encoded by the coding sequence ATGAGTGAATTTTTAAAATTTAACAATATAGCATTGATAAGTGCCGTTATAATCTTAGGTATGGTGGTGTACTATGTTATTAGAGAACAAAAAAGAAAAATCGAAAGACGCAAGATTACTGCCTACTTAAAAGGTATAAACTATGTCATTGAAGATAAAACTGACAAAGCCATAGAAGAGCTTACCAATGCAATTGATCTTGAACCAGACATTGTGGACGTATATATTAGCATCGGAAATCTTTTTAGAAAAAAAGGAGAAATAAATAGATCTTTGATTATACACAAAGGCCTGCTTGCAAGAAAACTTGACATAGATAAGAAAATTGAAGTATATATAAATATCGGTATAGATTATAAAAAAGCTGGTCTTTACGATAGGGCAAAAGAAACTTTTAAAAATGCTTTATCTTTGGACCCTAAAAATCAAACAATAAAAAAATATTTAGAAGAAGTTTATGAAGATTCAAAAGATTGGGAAAGTGCTCTTGTTTGGCAAAAAAGGTTTGGCGAAAACAAAAAAATCACTGCACATATTTATTGCGAGCTTGGTAAAAAAGCGTTAAAAGAATCAAACGATTATAAAGCAGCCTTTGATTATTTTAAACAAGCACTTAATGAGGATAAAAACTGCTTTGATGCTCTGCTAAATCTAGGCATACTATACTATAATAATCAAAATAAAGAAAAAGCTTTTCAAATGTGGTTTGAAGGAGTGAGGATTAAAAATGAGTTTTTTAATTTAGTTTTAGATAAAATTGATAATAATAACGATTTATACGAATTTTTAAAGCGTGTGGTAGTTTCTAATCCGAAATCACATTATATACTTTTATTTAGTGCCATGTACCTTTTAAAATTAGGAAAAGATAAAAAAGCTCTTTCGCTCCTAAATATCATGCTAAAAAACAACACCTACTCTCAAAGTGCCATTGTGCTTGCCATAAAATGCCTATCAAAACAATCTAATAACAAAAAACTCGAAGCACTTGCTTTTAAATTGCAAAGCAATATCAAATATACATGCAAATCATGCGGCTACTCAACGCACTTGTTTTTTTGGAAATGTCCAAAGTGTAGAAGCTGGGATAGCGCAAAAGTGGAGTTTTAA